The Coleofasciculus sp. FACHB-1120 nucleotide sequence AAGTAGCATCTTTAGCAGCATTTGCCTCATACAAATCGAAGGATGCTTTCTCCGCTGCTTGCATAATCTCCTTAGAGTAAGGCGTTAGCTTTGTCCCTCCAGCAACTAGTGCTGTGAGAGCTTGTGCATTCAAGGTATCATACTGAGCCAGCATATTTAGATTGGCTTCCATCGTGGCAGTTTTCAAGACTTGTTGATAGTCCTTTGGTAATTGCTGCCACTTTAACTGATTAACCTGCATTTCTAATGTTGCCCCAGGTTCCCACCAGCCTGGGTAATAGTAGAACTGCGCTGCCTTATTCAAGCCTAGCTTCACATCATCATGTGGGCCAACCCACTCAGCCGCATCAATCGCTCCTCGGTCAAGTGCGAGATATATCTCGCCTCCTGGCAGTACCTGAACATTGACGCCTAAGCGGCTCATCACCTCACCGCCTAATCCAGGGATACGCATCTTCAAGCCGTTCAAATCAGTCACGGACTTGATTTCTCGCTTGAACCAGCCTCCCATTTGAGTACCAGTGTTGCCAGCCGGAAAGTTGATAACGCCGAAGTCTGAGTAGAGCTTGTGCATCGCTTCCAGTCCGCCGCCGTGGTAAAGCCATGCGTTCTGCTGTTGGGCATTTAGACCAAAAGGCACGGCTGTACCAAAACCAAGTGCAGGATTTTTCCCTACATAGTAATAACTAGCAGTGTGACCGCACTCCACAGTGCCAGATTGTACGGCGTCTAGAACTTGTAGACCGGGCACGATTTCACCCGCCGCAAAGGGAGTAATCGTGAAGCGTCCGTCGGTCATTTCGCTGACGCGCTTGCAAACCGTATCAGCTCCCCCAAAGATGGTTTCGAGGGATTTAGGCCAGCTGGTTGCCATCCTCCACCGAATTCTTGGCTGGGCATTGGTTTGAACCCCTGAGCGTGTGGCTGTTCGGCTACAGGCACCCAGCGCCGTCGCACTAACGGCTCCAATTGCAGTGCTGCTGACAAAGTGTCTTCGTTTCATAAGTTTTGCTTAAATACCTAGAAAACCTAATCTGAGAGAAATTTAGTATTTTAGAACACATAAGAGTTTCTTGGCCGTAAATATTTTTACACTGGCACTATTGTGATTAAAATCTTCACTTTAAAAACAATTTTTATATGACTACACTATGAGCCTGTTCTTCATCCACTAATACTGGACAATCAAACCTCAGAGTTTGTTTGAAAATCTCTAAAGCGATTTCCATGCTACTCAATTAGTAAAAAACAGTTGATGAAACTACTTATGGTCTGATTTAGAAAATAACCATGAGTATGAACCGTAACCTTTACCCTTACCTATCATTTGCTTTCCGTCTAAGGATAAAATTCCTTCATTATTTTCTACTAACTCCCAACCTCGTATTAAATTGGAAACAACTTCTCTCTCACGTATAATTATCTTATGGGTTAGCGAATTAAAATAAACTTCAACATCAGTTTTATTTTTACCAATCCACTCTTGGACAGTCAAAGTTCCATGAAATGCGTTATTTGACTGATGGGTAACAATAAGACTGGCAGGCTTGTTACTAAATTT carries:
- a CDS encoding TRAP transporter substrate-binding protein is translated as MKRRHFVSSTAIGAVSATALGACSRTATRSGVQTNAQPRIRWRMATSWPKSLETIFGGADTVCKRVSEMTDGRFTITPFAAGEIVPGLQVLDAVQSGTVECGHTASYYYVGKNPALGFGTAVPFGLNAQQQNAWLYHGGGLEAMHKLYSDFGVINFPAGNTGTQMGGWFKREIKSVTDLNGLKMRIPGLGGEVMSRLGVNVQVLPGGEIYLALDRGAIDAAEWVGPHDDVKLGLNKAAQFYYYPGWWEPGATLEMQVNQLKWQQLPKDYQQVLKTATMEANLNMLAQYDTLNAQALTALVAGGTKLTPYSKEIMQAAEKASFDLYEANAAKDATFKQVYQQWQKFREQVYKWNQVNELSFANFTYPQEKS